One window from the genome of Sphaerotilus microaerophilus encodes:
- a CDS encoding cupin domain-containing protein, translated as MTPPPSNDAPDATGLTDRAQALASQLIRNFDGAPMEHLVREPLYDGQFARLAAGTVARKLGASIDVLAPGKCGCPYHCHHAQEEMFVLLEGSGTLRVAGESLPIRAGDVIFIPAGPDYPHQIINTSSAALKYLSISTRESPEIVEYPDSGKYLATAQGRDGTAFDVVQRAAPSLDYWDGEP; from the coding sequence ATGACCCCGCCCCCTTCGAACGATGCACCCGATGCGACCGGCCTGACCGATCGCGCCCAGGCCCTCGCCTCGCAACTGATCCGGAACTTCGATGGCGCGCCCATGGAGCACCTGGTCCGCGAACCCCTGTACGACGGCCAATTCGCCCGGCTGGCCGCGGGCACGGTCGCACGCAAGCTCGGGGCGTCCATCGATGTGCTCGCACCCGGCAAGTGCGGCTGCCCGTACCACTGCCACCATGCCCAGGAGGAAATGTTCGTGCTGCTGGAAGGCAGCGGCACGCTGCGGGTAGCCGGCGAGAGCCTGCCCATCCGGGCGGGCGACGTGATCTTCATTCCCGCCGGGCCGGACTACCCGCACCAGATCATCAACACCTCGTCGGCAGCGCTGAAGTACCTGTCCATCAGCACCCGGGAGTCACCGGAGATCGTGGAGTACCCGGATTCAGGCAAGTACCTCGCGACGGCTCAGGGCCGTGACGGTACGGCCTTCGACGTCGTCCAGCGTGCCGCGCCAAGTCTGGATTACTGGGACGGTGAGCCCTGA
- a CDS encoding MarR family winged helix-turn-helix transcriptional regulator: protein MTNPDESVASAKYEMANRLFFRLYQCANMLHKTGTRAVEAEGLTTQQWAVLGALSRPVAQGGMGVGDLARYLMVSRQNLSGVLSRMERDGHLAIVPDGRDRRARLITMTESGRHVWQDLALPKIHAYYEEILKDFSFNDTTHTLHYLLKILENMQRLDGEWVDGGETGSTDGA, encoded by the coding sequence ATGACAAACCCTGATGAATCAGTCGCCAGCGCCAAGTACGAGATGGCCAATCGGCTCTTCTTTCGTCTCTACCAATGCGCAAACATGTTGCACAAAACCGGGACACGAGCCGTGGAGGCCGAAGGGCTGACGACGCAGCAATGGGCGGTGCTGGGCGCGCTGTCACGGCCGGTGGCGCAGGGCGGCATGGGCGTGGGCGACCTGGCCCGCTACCTGATGGTGAGCCGGCAGAACCTGTCGGGCGTGCTGAGCCGCATGGAGCGCGACGGCCACCTGGCCATCGTCCCGGACGGGCGTGACCGGCGCGCCCGCCTGATCACCATGACCGAGTCCGGCCGCCACGTCTGGCAGGACCTGGCCCTGCCCAAGATCCACGCCTACTACGAGGAGATCCTGAAGGACTTCTCCTTCAACGACACCACCCACACACTGCACTATCTGCTCAAGATCCTGGAGAACATGCAGCGGCTGGATGGGGAGTGGGTGGACGGCGGGGAGACCGGCTCGACCGACGGAGCCTGA
- the badH gene encoding 2-hydroxycyclohexanecarboxyl-CoA dehydrogenase, which produces MRRFDGKTVVVTGGGGGIGGATCRRFAAEGAAVAVFDRNLEAAEAVAAGIRAEGGRAQAFAADISRRASVDAAVAATEAQLGPIGVLVNNAGWDVFKPFTKTVPAEWDQLIAINLVGALHMHHAILPGMVERKYGRIVNVASDAARGGSSGEAVYAACKGGLVALSKTLAREHARQGITVNTVCPGPTDTALLAGVAEGARDPAKLLEAFRSAIPLGRLGQPDDLAGAIAFFGSDDAAFITGQVVSVSGGLTMHG; this is translated from the coding sequence ATGCGCAGATTCGACGGCAAGACGGTGGTGGTGACGGGTGGCGGTGGCGGCATCGGCGGGGCGACCTGCCGGCGCTTTGCGGCCGAAGGCGCTGCGGTGGCGGTGTTCGACCGCAACCTGGAGGCCGCCGAGGCGGTGGCCGCGGGCATCCGCGCCGAGGGCGGCCGGGCGCAGGCCTTCGCGGCCGACATCTCCCGGCGCGCCAGTGTGGACGCCGCGGTGGCCGCCACTGAGGCCCAGCTGGGCCCCATCGGCGTGCTGGTGAACAACGCCGGCTGGGACGTGTTCAAGCCCTTCACCAAGACCGTGCCGGCGGAGTGGGACCAGCTGATCGCGATCAACCTGGTCGGCGCGCTGCACATGCACCACGCCATCCTGCCGGGCATGGTGGAGCGCAAGTACGGCCGCATCGTCAACGTGGCGTCGGACGCCGCGCGTGGCGGCTCCTCCGGGGAGGCTGTCTACGCCGCCTGCAAGGGCGGCCTGGTGGCGCTGTCCAAGACGCTGGCGCGCGAGCACGCCCGCCAGGGCATCACGGTCAACACCGTCTGCCCGGGGCCGACCGACACCGCGCTGCTGGCCGGCGTGGCCGAGGGCGCGCGCGACCCGGCCAAGCTGCTGGAGGCTTTCCGCAGCGCCATCCCGCTGGGCCGCCTGGGCCAGCCGGATGACTTGGCCGGCGCGATCGCCTTTTTCGGCAGCGACGACGCCGCCTTCATCACCGGCCAGGTGGTGAGCGTGTCGGGCGGCCTGACGATGCACGGGTGA
- the badI gene encoding 2-ketocyclohexanecarboxyl-CoA hydrolase, whose translation MNFEDILYEVRNGVAWITINRPDKMNAFRGTTCDELIRALNKAGYDREVGCIVLAGAGDRAFCTGGDQSAHDGHYDGRGTIGLPMEELHTAIRDVPKPVIARVQGFAIGGGNVLCTICDLTICSEKAIFGQVGPKMGSVDPGYGTAFLARVVGEKKAREIWYLNKRYSGKEAEAMGLANVCVPHEQLDTTVQEWAETICERSPTAIAIAKRSFNMDTAHQSGIAGMGMYALKLYYDTEESREGVNALKEKRKPDFKKYAK comes from the coding sequence ATGAATTTCGAAGACATCCTGTACGAAGTCCGCAACGGCGTGGCCTGGATCACCATCAACCGCCCGGACAAGATGAACGCCTTCCGCGGCACCACCTGCGACGAGCTGATCCGTGCGCTGAACAAGGCCGGCTACGACCGCGAGGTCGGTTGCATCGTGCTGGCCGGCGCGGGCGACCGGGCCTTCTGCACCGGCGGCGACCAGTCGGCGCACGACGGCCACTACGACGGCCGCGGCACCATCGGCCTGCCGATGGAGGAGCTGCACACCGCGATCCGCGACGTGCCCAAGCCGGTGATCGCCCGCGTGCAGGGCTTTGCCATCGGCGGCGGCAACGTGCTGTGCACGATCTGCGACCTGACGATCTGCTCCGAGAAGGCCATCTTCGGCCAGGTCGGCCCCAAGATGGGCTCGGTGGACCCCGGCTACGGCACCGCCTTCCTGGCCCGCGTGGTCGGAGAGAAGAAGGCCCGCGAGATCTGGTACCTGAACAAGCGCTACAGCGGCAAGGAGGCCGAGGCGATGGGCCTGGCCAACGTCTGCGTGCCGCATGAGCAGCTCGACACCACGGTGCAGGAGTGGGCCGAGACGATCTGCGAGCGCAGCCCCACCGCCATCGCGATTGCCAAGCGCAGCTTCAACATGGACACCGCGCACCAGAGCGGCATCGCCGGCATGGGCATGTACGCGCTCAAGCTGTACTACGACACCGAGGAGTCGCGCGAAGGCGTGAATGCGCTGAAGGAAAAGCGCAAGCCCGACTTCAAGAAGTACGCGAAATAA